Proteins co-encoded in one Marinomonas sp. IMCC 4694 genomic window:
- the traF gene encoding conjugal transfer protein TraF, which yields MKKLVLISSSLFSTAVFAAMPVNQPIGSSFTLSSAPNQRALATVFSNPAAPFIMVNQEDDDNFRFGIIGPIGVGVEMGDISDLGDRAEDIEDILDATYTNAPQAQAALNKANGILNGIDETAYIKTSLSAQVPFMPLIYKTDSKGAFMLDASISAVAKANVISDSVRVNNTNTGLESDTSFSASTATDLQIGLGYSQSMWENTHGALIGGVKGTLHNVSLGRAVVALDDSSADVGDAVSDAISDDAVSSTDIGIDLGALWVSNNYQVGLTLANVNEPEFDSATINQNCSTRSCDAAKNLIASGKLNASRKYVMEMQTTLDLAVSTKGKQVTLGLSYDANEVQDAVGDEYQWAAASLSYYGDSHYLPGLRAGYRQNMAGTELSYATFGLTFLKRLNIDLAVALETVEDENGDELPRSGYVSIGYDTAF from the coding sequence ATGAAAAAGCTCGTTCTCATTTCAAGTAGTTTATTCAGCACCGCCGTATTCGCTGCCATGCCCGTGAATCAGCCAATAGGCTCTAGTTTTACGCTAAGCAGTGCACCAAATCAAAGGGCGCTTGCAACGGTGTTTTCAAACCCAGCGGCGCCTTTTATTATGGTAAACCAAGAAGACGATGATAATTTTCGATTCGGTATTATAGGTCCTATTGGTGTTGGCGTTGAAATGGGAGACATCAGTGACTTAGGCGATCGTGCGGAAGACATTGAAGACATACTGGATGCGACTTATACCAACGCTCCACAAGCCCAAGCGGCGTTGAACAAAGCAAATGGTATCTTGAATGGCATTGATGAGACTGCGTACATCAAAACCTCATTGAGCGCACAGGTGCCGTTTATGCCTCTTATTTATAAGACGGATAGTAAAGGCGCTTTCATGTTGGACGCCAGCATTTCAGCGGTAGCAAAGGCGAATGTTATTTCCGACAGTGTGCGCGTTAATAATACAAACACAGGTTTAGAGTCAGATACGTCCTTCAGCGCAAGTACCGCGACGGATTTACAAATCGGGTTGGGTTACAGTCAATCAATGTGGGAAAACACACATGGAGCCTTGATTGGTGGTGTTAAAGGTACCTTGCATAATGTGTCATTGGGTCGCGCTGTTGTAGCATTGGATGACAGCTCTGCCGACGTTGGTGATGCCGTTTCAGACGCTATTTCAGACGATGCTGTTTCTTCAACAGACATTGGTATCGATTTAGGAGCGCTTTGGGTTTCGAATAATTATCAGGTTGGACTAACGCTGGCCAATGTCAATGAGCCTGAATTTGATAGTGCCACGATTAATCAAAATTGTTCGACAAGAAGTTGTGATGCCGCTAAAAACCTTATCGCCTCGGGTAAATTGAACGCCAGCCGCAAATACGTGATGGAAATGCAAACGACGTTAGACCTCGCTGTATCAACGAAAGGCAAGCAAGTAACCCTGGGGTTGTCTTATGATGCAAACGAAGTTCAAGACGCGGTTGGTGATGAATATCAATGGGCAGCGGCCTCTCTGTCTTATTATGGTGATTCGCACTATTTACCAGGCCTTCGCGCTGGTTATCGTCAAAACATGGCTGGCACTGAGTTGAGCTATGCTACTTTTGGTTTAACCTTTCTAAAACGTTTGAATATTGACCTTGCGGTCGCATTAGAAACCGTTGAAGATGAGAACGGTGACGAATTGCCTCGTAGTGG